A region of the Ranitomeya variabilis isolate aRanVar5 chromosome 5, aRanVar5.hap1, whole genome shotgun sequence genome:
GATGGATCAGTGGTAAAAGGTCATATATTGCTTAATATATAAATTACCAAAAAGGATCAGTAGTAAAAGGTCACAGTACGTTTCACTTATTAACCAGAGATGGATCAGTGGTAAGGGGTCACAGTATTGTTCACTTAGTAAGTATAGATAGATCGGTGGTAAAGTGTCACAGTACAATTCCATTATTAACCGTAGATGGATCGGTGGTAAAGGGACACAGTACAATTCAGTTATGAACCGGAGATGGATCAGTGGTAAAGGTTCAAAGTACGGTTCACCTATTAACCAAAGATGGATTGGTAGTAACAGGTCACTGTATGGTTCACTTATTAACCAGAGATGGATAAGTGGTAAAGCATTGTAGCATGGTTCACATATTAATTATCAAAGGGATCAGTAGAGATAGGTCGCATACAGTTCACTTATAAACTAGAGATGGATTGGTGGTAAAGGGTCACAGTACGATTCACTTATTAACTGAAGATGGATAAGTGGTAAAGCATCATAGCGTGGTTCACATATTAGTTACCAAAGGGATCAATGATGGAGGCTCTCAGTATGGTTCACATATTACCTATACATGGATCAGTGATAAAGTGTCACAGCGTGGTTCACATATATACCTAGAGTAATCCGTGATGACGGACCACAGTTCAATTCGCATATTAACTGGGGATGGATCAGTTGTAAAGAGTTACAGTGAGATTCATATCATATAATACCTAGAAATGGATCAGTGGTAAAGTGTCTCTGTAGGATTCAAATATTTACCATAAAGAAGAATCAGAAGTATAAGTTTAAGATATAAACTACCGTATCGGTCAATTATATTTTTTGGGAGATATCAGAAATGTATTTTTGCATATTTTgagctgtttggtttttttatcaCTTGAACAAATGGAAAGAAACAATTCAGAGGAAAAAATTACGTTTTTCATTtaattgcataataattctgcacacacagTGCAACCTTGAGATGGATCAgtggtaaggggttaaagaattctaTACATATAAGTATCCATACACTTTATTCATTGATAAAGAGACACAGAACAGATTAGATATGTGGTAAAGGAACCTAGTACAGTCCAAATAATATGTATTATGTGTTGGATCAGTGGTAAAATGATAGTGGTTAAATATTAAGCTACAAGGAACAGATCAGTAATAACATAACCTAATTCAATTAATACAAACTGAATATTTGGTAAAGCAAAATGGTACTGGATAAATGTTAAATCTCAAGAGCTGGATCAGTGGTAAAGGAGTTACATAGCAGGCACAATTTTGGAGGGACATGGCGATGGGTAATTTGCAAGACAACATTCTCAAAAATATTCATAATTATGCATAGGCAGATTTGTAGTAAATAAGATATATGATTTAGTCATAAATGTGTACTGGGATGAGGTGGATCAGTGGTTAAGGTTTATCTACAGGTACCAAATGGGTAAGAGAACTTACTGTAAGAACTATGATCACAAAGTGAATAATAAgtgcattgtggaaaaaaaatgctaaaaagtcAATGCATGCAAAAGTGGATCAGTGGGTAAATGTAGAACATTCCCACTGTAGTCATTCTTATAAGCTTTATGTTATGGGTTCAGCAACCTCACAGTGTGATCCAGCGACGTCTCATGGGAGGAAGTCCAGTTAAGGAAACCAGCGAATTAGCACAAGTCCCCCGAATGTGTGGTCAGGGAGTCCCTGATGTGGAGACAAGACCACCCAAGGTGCACAATGAAGACGCAAGTCCAATTCCAAGTGAGCTGCTATCTACCAAACAACCTGAGGATGCGGAGGAGGAGGGCTGGAGAGGACATGTCCCGCTGGTCCCCTGTAAGGTGAGGTACAAGTTTTATTCTCATCAAATCTCTGATTTCACAGCAGACAGTAAAGTGAGATTCTTTATCTTGATTTTTTAATCTGCtgtactgacatctagtggccgtTATGAAAACTGCAGTGTGACACCATTTGATAATAATGACGCAGTTACCAACTCCGTACTGTAGATGGCGCTGTTTATTTACTATCTTAGTACAAACCTCTGCAGAGATACATTAGCCGATTGGCTCGGTGAGTAAATGCTTCATAAGAAATGAATATGTTTCTTATCTACCAGTACTATATGCCTTTAAATTTACAGGTTGGCACCTGGGACATTTGTGCCACGTTGTCCACTGAACGTCAAGAAAACCTCATCTCCAAAGCCTGCGTGGAAAGACTGGGGTAAGAGCGGCCGTACAGGAAAGGACATAGATGCCATATTGACACACGGCACCGAGATGAGTTGCTTATATATAAAagtggacattccctttaaatccTATGCTTAAAGTGGCTCCCAAGATTCATTGAGGCAGATTTACGATAACAGTCCTTGTTGCCTGTAGCCACCAAttacagtgcagctttcattttacccgagcagtttaaaaaatgaaagctgcactctgattggtcgAAAGTGGGAAAAAGGGACAGTTATAATATCTTGCATATCAATCCAGGTTACAGTCCGCAAACGGTCCGGGGGAGAAGATGGTGGTGGACGTGGCCCTGGGCGGAGACGTGGCGCTGGGCGGAGCGGCGGCGCGGACCTGCCAGGCTGTGATTGTGGGTAAGAGTCGCCATCAATCtccagtatatagatatatatatatggatggTGGATCCACGTCTCCATGACAACAAGGGATCTCTcagtggtgcagcctcaggctttggGCCTGTGATTATAAAATAActttattttgtgcttttttttcttccagatgACGACACCATTGACTTTTCCATTGGACTGGAGACGCTGATATCTTTAAAGGTACGGTTACTGGggtctttaaaggagttgtccacttttAGGGACTTTTTTTTCTGCATAcattttgcaccgtttgccttTTAGGGCCTCTGCGTTACACTACTATTTCTGGCTGCTGAATGAGTAAACTGAGggtccatcagtgagctcattctgttgGACTTATGGGAGAGTGTGTAGATCTTTATTTCTGTCTTTTCAACTGATTtacgaccacatcaaagttgaatgttgaGGGAAACCTGCAGCCATTAAAAGTCAACTGGggcaaaatgtttaatgaaacccaatggCAAAAATTAttttgcatttaagtaaaaaaaaaagaaaaaagtggagaacccctttaagaggGG
Encoded here:
- the NRIP2 gene encoding nuclear receptor-interacting protein 2, giving the protein MSFHGPPLGLGEDARVRGSPKKQQDFRGSAILHQQRRLKQATQFVHKDSADLLPLDQLRRLGTSKDLQPHSVIQRRLMGGSPVKETSELAQVPRMCGQGVPDVETRPPKVHNEDASPIPSELLSTKQPEDAEEEGWRGHVPLVPCKVGTWDICATLSTERQENLISKACVERLGLQSANGPGEKMVVDVALGGDVALGGAAARTCQAVIVDDDTIDFSIGLETLISLKACIDLEHGVLKTPTQDVRFMTAPARRPAAEKMIDTVSDLSDQ